CGCGCCATCCCTTGAAGTATCGGCTCTGACGCCGGACCTGCGGCCCGTAGCGTGAGAACTGTTCTTCGAACCAGTCATGAAGGGCGCGGGGGTCGGACTGCACCCAGCCCTCTTCGCGGTGTGCGAGCATGATTCGGTCCGACGGGATGCGAAGCGTGCGATGACGATCCATCAGAGTGAGCATCTGCGATGCGGCGGTCACCAGCGTTTGGCCGGTCGCATCGCGAAGGCTCTTTTCCAAGGTCTCGAAGGCATCATCGGGGATCGCGTAGAGCGGGTAGTCGATATGCATGAACGGGCTGATCTCGACCCGCACGCAGGTACTCTTCTTCTTGATGGTCCAGCCTTCGGCAATACACAGAGGCTTGATGGCATTCTCGACCAGCTCGAAGAACTTCTTGGCGGCAAGACCAGGTTCCTGACGGGACAGGAACGAAGTCTTTACGTAGACGCCAGTGTCACGATCGCATTGCTGCGGCGGCATGATGGCCGGTTCGACGGCGGTGTCATAGGCAAGGCCCCCTTGGAGAAGGAAGCGGACATCAAGGGTCGGCGGTGCTTGCTTAGAGGCGCGATAGGCGTCGGTGGCAAGTGCCATCTGCTTGCCGAACTGAACGGCCTCAGAGGCGGCGCGGCGGATGGCGGCACGAAGCTTTCGGTCGGCCTGTAGCAAGGCGCGGCGCGTCTCATCCGGCAGCAAGATCGCCTGATGGTAGGACGCGCTCGTGTTCGCGCCGAGAAACAGAGCATGGGCATTCATAGTTGACATAAGACCCACCGGGTTCGTGACATCACATCATACATGATATATGATGGGCGGGCGAAAAACAAACCACATCTTGAGGAATCTCGCGGTTGTACAGAGTCTTAGATAAAACGGCGTTGAATTGGGTTCTGTTCATCCTGTTCGTGGTGAGCCTGGCCTTCAACGCGGTGCTGATCTGGCCGGAGACGGTCTCGGAACTCATGCGTGTCATCTACACGACCCCGGCCACCTTCGGGCTCATTAGCCTGGTGCTTGGAGCAACGCCGCTGTGGCGCAAGCTTTGGGGGTTTTTCCCGCAGCTAAACAGCTGGGTCTTCCCCGATCTAAACGGGCGCTGGCAGACTGAAATCCACTCAAACATCGCCGTGATGGCGGCGCATCATCTGGATTTTGCGAGCACCGACCCGCAAACCATCAATACACTGGTGCCCGGGCAATTCGAGATCGTTCAGAATTGGTTCAGGCTATTCATCCGTTTTGATGCCGATGACAAGTACTCGACCTCGAACACACTTGTAGTCGAGCCGAGAAAAGACCGCGAGTCGGGTCGGTTCACGCTCACATATGTCTACAAAAACGAAACCTCTGCACCTCAGCCAACGGATGAACAGTTTCATTTCGGCGCTGCCCACGTCGAGATCGATCCGAACTTCAAGTCCATGCGAGGATGCTACTGGACGAACCGCAATGCCCCACGCGGGCTCAATACAGCGGGATCCATTGAAGCAAAGCGGGTTTAAAGCCAACAGCTTCTGGCGGCACATTCCTCTAGCTGCATTCGAATGAAGTTCGCGCCGTGGCCTACATCAACCTAAACGCAGGCGACACTTCAGAACTCCCACTCGATGTAGGTCTGTAGCCTGTTATACTTCCGTCTTGCGAGATTTTGACTCCAAGACCGAACCTCGCCAATCCTTGGGCGGCCGATGTCCGGCCGCCGCCATCACCAGAATTACTGATTTTTACCACAGCACCGACTGCCAGCACATTACCCTTATGATCCAGTAGTGTTGCTCCATCGATTGAAAGCAACTCTTCCCTAAGCGTACGGTCCAGTTCGTGGAAGGGCCGCTTCTGTACGACGGCGCCAAGCACTTTTGTTTTTTCCGAAATTCTTAGGTCCAGCCTGTCAAATTCGGATACCAGCGAGTGCCAACTCTCGCGTTGACCAGAACCAACAATTCCTAGGCAAGCACCTCGCCTCCCAAACGAGGCGTCGAGAATAGATTCATATATTGCACCACGAATCTTCGGATCACGCGGCACAGCCATTTGGCCCAAGATCGGACTGTGGGTAAGGAAATGCCAAATCCCATTCCGTCTTGAGAAGAGGAGCTGCCCATCGCGAAAGACTAGCAACTCTCCATACCCATTAAGTGCAACTGCAACCCTGCCTTCTCGATCTGCGGTCCAGTTAGAAATTGCCGATTGCATCGAAGGGCTTGCCGGAGCCGTTTTGACCTCATGATTTAGAGAAAGGTGCTGAATGAAACTCAGATCTTCATCGAATGCCAGCATGCTGTTGTACCCGTTCGACAGAACGGCACCGATGTCGTTCGAAGCAAATTGGTCAAATTTGATGCTTGTGTCCGTTTTCGCAAAGGGATCGATGCCTATCGCGCCGGTTATTGGCGTACCTTCGTAAAGTCTCGTCGCCCAGCTCGACATTTGATCGAGCAAGGTAAGAACGTTCTTCTCGATGGATTCTTCAGAGACCGCTCGTGCAACTACTCGCCTTTGGAAGGTCGAGAGCAGATCGCCTTTGAGGTCTCCCTTCAGCTCGTCGTTCATTTCAGCCATGATACTTGAGAAGGCTTCAATTACCCGAATTTCTCGGGCAGGGTCTTTTTTCTTTGCGAACGGCTGATCTCTTCGAAATATTAACCGGTATGTATCTGATTTGTTCACCTTAAACCCAATCTTTTGAGGACTGAGATAGGCGACAGTCGCCTCTGAGGAGCTTGAACGTTCAGAAAACGCGTCTAAAGACGCGCCCGAAAATAATGGGAGCAGGTATTCGTTAGATATCTCTCTGAGAAGATCCTCGTTCATCCCCTTTGGCAAAGCGGACCGATCTCTTTTCTTAATCGCCAATATTCAAACCATCTCTTGAAAGCCAAACGCAGCGAGGACTTGTTCCTAGCGAATTCGCCCGTCTGTCTTGTTGCAGTAGTGGTGTGCCAAGTTCACAAGCGAAATCATTCGTGACCAACCATACACCTCCTTGCATCACCTTCTCTTCCCAGTCAAAGAGTGCGCGCACAAGGCGGTGGGGCAAATGTTGAGTTGTCCGATCACACGGCGACCGATGTCTGCTTTCACCACACGAGATACCTTGTGTAGCATTTGTAGCGAAAGGCAGCTCTCCGCCCCTCGGGATGGTGACCGTTTAGTCTTCGGTCTCGGCCCTCTACGGACATTCGCGCTTGGTCCAACGGATGGCTGGAGCCAGTCCAAAGCGGCAGATCGGATCAATGGCGAGCCCCCTCACCAAGCGCAGCGCGTGACAGCTGTCTGCAGTATGCGGAGTTCCCCCAAAATGCAGCTCTGCGTAGTACGCAAATCAGCCGCAGACACATGTGCCCGCTGCCGAACCGGCACGGGATCTATACGCAATAACCACCAAACCGAACCTGAACCGTTCACCTCCACTACTCTTCACATCCAAATTGCTTGATGCACAACATCGCGAATACGTTTTACTGTCGCCTCACCAATCCCAAAAATTGTGTGTAGTTTTTTATCGCTCGAGTCTCCGAGCTCCTCAACAGAATTTATACCGGCGCCACGCAGCCGATCAATCTTATCATCGGTCAATCCATAAGGGTATGCATTGGATTTCTTTAGCACCGAAATATCCTGCCGGAGGATCTTCAGTTCATCTCCATCGAGCACATTAGGCAGAGTTACGCTCGCAAACAACTGGCCGCTCAAATGTACCTCTGCGGGTTCCAAGCTTCCATCCACCCACTGCCCAATGCCATCAATAGTCAGGCGACCGGAGGGCATTTCCTCGATTATATTGCAAAGGTTCAGGGCGAATACGGGCCCTCGACCACCGGACTTCATCCCCCTTGACGCCTCTCGCTTTGAGAGAAACCCCAAGTACTCAAGAATCTCAAATGCTTTGGAGAATTTAGATACCAGCTGACGATGAATCAGGACCCGATCTTGAGCCAGAGTTCTGGTATCAGATCCCATATTTTTAGTAACATTGGAAACCAAGAGTTCAAAAATTTCCGTCGCGGGCGCGATCAAAGGCTCGTAAAGTCCAAGCTTGGGCTTAACCTCTTCCATAAGTGGCCAATAGTAATCCGTGGCCATCGCAATGAGTGTCTGATTTAGACTTGGGACACTAATCTTTTCCATGTCCAAGAACTTATTGCAGGTCAATACAAATGCCCGCATGTTTCCTACGACAGCCCGCGCTATAAGCCTAGAAAATATCTGAGAACTCAGTCGATCGGAGTATGTCGCAGATTTTACAAGCTTAGGATAGCGTGCGCTCAAGACATCATAGAAGTACGAAGAATCCTTTGATACGTCTGATCGATTTAGGTCAAGGACTGTCGCGTCATTGTATACATCAAATCGGATTCCAAACTTAGTCACGCCTGGGTATATCGCGGCCTTGCAAGAGACCGCATTACTTGAAAGCGTTCGGAATAGATCGAAGAACACCTCAAGCGGCTTCTCACGTCCAATGTGTGCGGCATCATCGAAAAGCAGCACTATCCGCTTTCCTTGGCTGCTGGAAAGATCGCTCAGCGCAAGCTGTATGCCCAGTTCATCGACAACATCAGGGAATCCGGCAGGCTGCCCTCGCTCTTGCAGCTCCTTGTTAATGCTCTTGGAAAGAATCTTTCCAAAGTGGTTGATGTACTCATCTCCATCGGACTTTAATAATGGGAGGTGCCGCAAGCTTACATAAGCGCAGAAAATGGTGTCTGAGCTTCTCAGGCGCCGATGCGCTTCGATCATTAGAGCACTTTTACCGCTGCCCCGTCCGCCGCGCAAAAGCACTGGACCGTGGGCCGACAGCTTTCGAATGATCAAATCATCACTTGAAGCAAAAGAATGAATTCGCTCGAAGTCTTGGGGCGGACAATCTTCAGCTGCGAGTATTAGATGTATGTCATCGTCGTTCACAAGCGGGTGTGTCATGATACGTGGCTCCGCATTTGAGCGTAGATATCGAAGGCATCGTCCGGCATCAAAGATGAATATGCCGTCGGAATAAAGTGTGAGGTCAATCCTAGAATTGAGACCCGGGAGAAAAGGTCTTGGAGATTTGCCTTGATTGAGCTCTCGTCGTATTCAATCGCTGAATTGAAAAAATCCCAATGCACCCCCTTTGAGAGGCTAGAGTAGAGACGGCCAAGCTCACCCCTCATACGCGGAACGAACGCCTCAGGCTCAATGCTGATAAGCTCCTCAAACTCATCACGCCCAGAGTTCTGAATTTGGTCGAGAAGCTCACTATACGCCGGTCTCCATATTAGGTGATCGAAGTGCTCAGAAAACAGAGAGCGGCTGATCTTCGCAATATCGACGTCGCTCGACCATATTCTGTCCTGCCCAAGCGGCTTGTCCGGATTCATGACATCGCCTTGCCATCTGAAGCCGGACTTCGCGGGGGCGCCATGTTCAAAGCTGGGTTGGCTTTGGAATTCATTGAGATATAAAAGCCGAAATGGATCTAGACGACCGACAATCGCAGCGCTGGAATTCTCCAAAACAACGCGAGCACAGAAAGCGCTAAAGTATTTAGATTCATCAGAGAATTCTTCCTGGAGATATCGAACGCCCTTCGTAGAGAAGGTGTTGATGGTTCTGCTGAGGTGCTGGAGAGTCTTGTCAGCCTTTGCATCGCCGTGGGGACGTCCACAAACAAGTTCTCCAAGCACGCTATCTTGCCACTGCATCTCCGTCATTTCATCTGCGCCTTGTCTTTCTGTCAGGCCAGATAAGGTCGACCAGATCCTGGAAAGCATTTGCTGTCCCTATTTTGTCCTAGCCACGCTGATGGGGGCCTCATCGACATAGCGGACATGACTGAGTCATGTCTAGGGTTTCACCCATAGTGATCGAGGGAAACTTTCTTGGAAAGGACCGGTGACTCGTTCCCGGCGGATCATCGTCATGTTGCGCTTTGCGGTCATTGATCCAAGACCCAGCGAAGGTCATGTGTGGATGGCTCCTGCATAGCAAGACATATTTGATCAGATTTGTGCATTTGTAAGAAGCAGTCATGTGTCCGGCCTGTTTGCGCGGTTTTGACCGCTGGCCCTGATGGGTTCCGCAAACCAAGTCCCTTACAGCTTAGCGGGCAATTGAGCCCAGGACCTTCGACGGGGTGTCTTGGTTTTGGCGGCAGACTTATGCACCATCATCTCGCGGGTCTTGCTAACTCGTGATTCTTCCTCCTTCAGGCAGTGTGCGGTGTATATGGTTCTTTGCGGGTCAGAACGGCCCAGACGATCCGTGCTGTCTTGTTGGCCATAGCAACAGTCGCCAAACGCGCAGGCTTTCGTTCCAGCAGTGACGTCAGCCATTTACTTGCGCGTTCCGGGTGCGACTTGGTTTGTCGGACGAGGGATGTCATGCCAACAACGAGCATTGATCGTAAGTATTGATCACCCATCTTTGTAATTCGCCCGAGCTTCTCTTTGCCACCGCTGGACTTGTTCGCAGGCGTCAGACCCAGCCAAGCTGCAAATTCCCGGCCATTACTGAACTGATGGCCGTCACCAATGCTGGCGATAATCGCCGACGCTGTGACAGCGCCAACACCTGGAATGGTACGCAACAACCGCACCCGCGCATCTTCCTTGGCGACCTGCTTCAGGCGGTCTTCGTACCAGCGGACCCGAGCATGCAGTGCCATGAGATGTTCACAGAGATTGCGGATCACTTCGTTCGCGATATCAGGCAAGTCCAAAACCTCGCCAGCCAATATGTCCTCTGCAAATCCAATGACCCGAGCGAGACCTCTGGCGATACACACGCCAAATTCGGCGGCAATTCCGCGTAGACCATTGATCAGTTGGGTTCGTTGCCGAACCAATAGGTTCCGCGCACGATGGACCGACAATAGCGATTGTTGTTCGACTGTCTTGATGGCCACAAATCGCATCGTGGGACGGGTCACTGCCTCACAAATGGCCTCCGCATCAATCGCGTCAGACTTGCCGCGCTTTACGTATGGCTTCACATAGCTCGGTGGGATCAGCCGAACATCATGACCAAGCTCTGTCAGCTCACGCCCCCAATGATGCGCACTGCTACAGGCCTCCATACCAATCAAGCAGGGCTCAAGCTTTGAGAAAAAGGACAACAACTGCGCCCGTCTCAAAGGTCGATTGAAGGCAACCTCGTCGTCTTTCGTGGTCCCGTGAACTTGGAAAACGTTCTTGGCCAGATCAAGGCCGATTGTGGTAACTTGCATCGGGTGGCTCCTCCTAAAAGCAGATATGAACATCCGCAGTATGGCGCATTGCGACGCCGGTTGGAGCAGGAGCCATCCACCCCATCAGCTCCCCGCCCTCCGCGTCGGTCG
The nucleotide sequence above comes from Roseovarius mucosus. Encoded proteins:
- a CDS encoding CBASS cGAMP synthase; the encoded protein is MSTMNAHALFLGANTSASYHQAILLPDETRRALLQADRKLRAAIRRAASEAVQFGKQMALATDAYRASKQAPPTLDVRFLLQGGLAYDTAVEPAIMPPQQCDRDTGVYVKTSFLSRQEPGLAAKKFFELVENAIKPLCIAEGWTIKKKSTCVRVEISPFMHIDYPLYAIPDDAFETLEKSLRDATGQTLVTAASQMLTLMDRHRTLRIPSDRIMLAHREEGWVQSDPRALHDWFEEQFSRYGPQVRRQSRYFKGWRDFAFEQGGPSSVALMVCIANCYREDLVSADEARDDLAFHQVAGALSNFLRDPIQNPVLDVPSTLNDWDDIERARYHSAANQLHETVGTALNGHYLQDLTVQRLQNALGRRVPNRPDLVKAHSRVPEVAAPAAVISRAPLMTTARTTSG
- a CDS encoding helix-hairpin-helix domain-containing protein; its protein translation is MTHPLVNDDDIHLILAAEDCPPQDFERIHSFASSDDLIIRKLSAHGPVLLRGGRGSGKSALMIEAHRRLRSSDTIFCAYVSLRHLPLLKSDGDEYINHFGKILSKSINKELQERGQPAGFPDVVDELGIQLALSDLSSSQGKRIVLLFDDAAHIGREKPLEVFFDLFRTLSSNAVSCKAAIYPGVTKFGIRFDVYNDATVLDLNRSDVSKDSSYFYDVLSARYPKLVKSATYSDRLSSQIFSRLIARAVVGNMRAFVLTCNKFLDMEKISVPSLNQTLIAMATDYYWPLMEEVKPKLGLYEPLIAPATEIFELLVSNVTKNMGSDTRTLAQDRVLIHRQLVSKFSKAFEILEYLGFLSKREASRGMKSGGRGPVFALNLCNIIEEMPSGRLTIDGIGQWVDGSLEPAEVHLSGQLFASVTLPNVLDGDELKILRQDISVLKKSNAYPYGLTDDKIDRLRGAGINSVEELGDSSDKKLHTIFGIGEATVKRIRDVVHQAIWM
- a CDS encoding IS110 family transposase; translation: MQVTTIGLDLAKNVFQVHGTTKDDEVAFNRPLRRAQLLSFFSKLEPCLIGMEACSSAHHWGRELTELGHDVRLIPPSYVKPYVKRGKSDAIDAEAICEAVTRPTMRFVAIKTVEQQSLLSVHRARNLLVRQRTQLINGLRGIAAEFGVCIARGLARVIGFAEDILAGEVLDLPDIANEVIRNLCEHLMALHARVRWYEDRLKQVAKEDARVRLLRTIPGVGAVTASAIIASIGDGHQFSNGREFAAWLGLTPANKSSGGKEKLGRITKMGDQYLRSMLVVGMTSLVRQTKSHPERASKWLTSLLERKPARLATVAMANKTARIVWAVLTRKEPYTPHTA